Proteins encoded within one genomic window of Mesobacillus subterraneus:
- the dxr gene encoding 1-deoxy-D-xylulose-5-phosphate reductoisomerase: protein MKRISLLGATGSIGIQTLDVIREHPEEFKLVSLSAGKNVELTRKIISEFLPELVSVQEKDDAERLKSDFPQVKIVYGQEGLEEAAVFHKSDILVNAVLGSVGLNPTLGAIRSGKTIAIANKETLVTAGHIVMEEAKRNNVPILPVDSEHSAIFQALQGERDKNIERLILTASGGSFRDRTREELQGVTKADALNHPNWSMGAKITIDSATMMNKGLEVIEAHWLFSLPYDDISVILHRESIIHSMVEFHDTSIVAQLGTPDMKVPIQYALTYPDRLPLVSGKRLNLAEVGMLHFKEMDFKRFRCLKFAYEAGRKGGTMPAVMNAANEAAVAAFLEDRITFLQIEDLIERAMENHCSIESPDLETIQEVDKETRRYVSSLL, encoded by the coding sequence GTGAAGAGAATCAGCTTGTTGGGAGCTACAGGATCAATTGGAATCCAAACGCTTGATGTTATTAGGGAGCATCCTGAAGAATTTAAGCTTGTATCGTTGTCTGCTGGTAAGAACGTAGAACTAACCAGGAAGATCATATCTGAATTTCTGCCTGAACTGGTATCTGTCCAGGAGAAAGATGATGCTGAACGTTTAAAGTCCGATTTTCCACAGGTTAAGATTGTATACGGACAAGAAGGACTTGAAGAAGCTGCTGTTTTCCACAAGTCGGATATACTTGTAAATGCTGTACTCGGTAGTGTTGGTTTAAACCCAACACTAGGAGCGATCAGATCAGGTAAGACGATTGCGATAGCGAATAAGGAAACACTTGTAACTGCAGGTCATATAGTGATGGAAGAGGCAAAGCGTAATAATGTGCCCATATTACCAGTTGACAGTGAGCATTCTGCAATCTTTCAGGCCTTGCAAGGTGAAAGAGATAAAAACATCGAGAGACTAATCCTCACGGCATCCGGAGGAAGCTTCAGAGATCGTACCAGGGAAGAACTGCAGGGCGTTACAAAAGCAGATGCATTGAACCATCCTAACTGGTCGATGGGAGCAAAGATAACGATTGATTCCGCAACAATGATGAATAAAGGGTTAGAAGTCATTGAGGCACATTGGCTATTCTCACTCCCTTATGACGATATTTCTGTCATCCTCCATCGTGAAAGCATCATTCATTCGATGGTAGAATTCCATGACACGAGTATTGTGGCCCAGTTGGGAACACCGGATATGAAAGTGCCAATTCAATACGCTCTTACATACCCAGACAGGCTCCCGTTAGTATCTGGCAAAAGACTGAACCTGGCGGAAGTTGGCATGCTACACTTTAAAGAAATGGATTTCAAGCGGTTTCGCTGCCTGAAGTTTGCCTATGAAGCTGGTCGGAAGGGAGGCACAATGCCTGCGGTCATGAATGCTGCGAATGAAGCAGCAGTAGCCGCCTTTTTGGAAGACAGAATCACTTTTCTTCAAATTGAGGACTTGATAGAGAGAGCAATGGAAAATCATTGCAGCATAGAAAGCCCCGACCTTGAAACGATTCAAGAGGTTGACAAAGAGACTAGAAGGTATGTAAGTTCACTACTATAA
- a CDS encoding phosphatidate cytidylyltransferase, whose protein sequence is MKQRIITAVIAAAVFLPIVIFGGWPFISMVYLIASVALYEALKMKQIKLFSFPGILSLILLWIFLIPDQYSDFLNEIDYTKLELFFLGVLLFLTYTVITKNRFTFEEVAFSIMSTLYVGLGFYFFIETREANLTYVFYSLFIIWATDSGTYFIGRAFGKNKLWPEISPNKTTEGFFGGIVSALIVAVLFSVFGEMKVSILILLVSTAFLSVFGQVGDLVESALKRHYNVKDSGNILPGHGGMLDRFDSLLFVWPLIHLFHLL, encoded by the coding sequence ATGAAGCAAAGAATCATTACAGCAGTCATAGCAGCGGCTGTTTTTCTTCCAATCGTTATTTTTGGAGGCTGGCCATTTATATCAATGGTTTACCTAATAGCTTCCGTCGCTTTATATGAAGCACTCAAGATGAAGCAAATAAAGCTATTCTCTTTTCCCGGGATTCTTTCTTTGATATTATTATGGATATTCTTGATACCCGACCAATATAGTGATTTTTTAAATGAAATTGATTATACAAAATTAGAGCTTTTCTTTCTTGGAGTGCTTTTATTTCTGACGTATACGGTCATTACTAAAAATCGCTTCACTTTTGAGGAAGTTGCTTTTTCAATCATGTCTACACTTTATGTTGGACTTGGTTTCTATTTCTTCATTGAAACTAGAGAGGCAAACCTAACCTATGTGTTTTATTCACTGTTCATCATATGGGCTACTGATTCAGGGACCTATTTCATCGGTCGGGCATTTGGCAAAAATAAACTATGGCCGGAAATCAGTCCGAACAAGACAACAGAAGGATTTTTTGGCGGAATAGTTTCTGCACTTATAGTTGCTGTGCTGTTCAGTGTGTTTGGAGAAATGAAGGTATCGATTTTGATCCTTCTTGTGTCCACTGCATTTTTGTCTGTGTTTGGCCAAGTAGGAGACCTTGTCGAGTCAGCATTAAAACGACATTACAATGTAAAGGATTCAGGGAACATTCTTCCAGGGCATGGTGGCATGCTTGACCGCTTTGACAGTCTGTTGTTTGTCTGGCCGTTAATTCATTTGTTCCATTTGCTATAA
- the frr gene encoding ribosome recycling factor, which produces MPKQAIANAKERMSKAIQAYTRELASIRAGRASASLLDRIQVDYYGAPTPVNQLAGISVPEARLLVIQPYDKSILGEIEKAILKSDLGLNPSNDGSIIRIAIPQLTEERRKELAKQVKKEAEEAKIAIRNIRRDGNEDLKKLEKNGEITEDDLRGYSDDIQKLTDEHIAKVDQITKDKEKEIMEV; this is translated from the coding sequence ATGCCAAAACAAGCAATTGCTAATGCGAAAGAAAGAATGTCAAAAGCGATCCAAGCTTACACCCGCGAACTTGCCAGCATCCGTGCAGGCAGAGCAAGCGCCTCTCTTTTAGACAGAATTCAAGTGGATTATTATGGAGCGCCAACTCCAGTCAATCAACTTGCTGGTATTTCTGTACCGGAAGCACGTCTTTTGGTTATCCAGCCATATGATAAATCAATCCTTGGTGAAATTGAAAAAGCGATTTTAAAGTCTGATCTTGGACTGAATCCTTCAAACGATGGATCAATCATCAGGATCGCTATTCCTCAGCTGACTGAAGAGCGACGCAAGGAGCTTGCAAAGCAGGTTAAAAAGGAAGCTGAAGAAGCAAAAATCGCTATCCGCAATATTCGTCGCGATGGCAACGAAGATTTGAAGAAGCTAGAAAAAAATGGAGAAATCACAGAAGATGACCTCCGTGGATACTCTGACGATATTCAAAAGCTAACAGATGAACATATCGCAAAAGTCGATCAGATTACAAAAGACAAAGAAAAAGAAATCATGGAAGTGTAA
- the pyrH gene encoding UMP kinase translates to MTSPKYKRVVLKLSGEALAGEQGFGINPSVIKNVADQVKEIAELGVEVAVVVGGGNIWRGKIGEEMGMDRATADYMGMLATVMNSLSLQDSLEQAGIETRVQTSIEMRQVAEPYIRRRAIRHLEKTRVVIFAAGTGNPYFSTDTTAALRAAEIEADVILMAKNNVDGVYSADPRVDKNATKYEELSYLDVLKEGLAVMDSTASSLCMDNDIPLIVFSIMEKGNIKRAVMGETIGTIVRGKN, encoded by the coding sequence ATGACGAGCCCTAAATACAAAAGAGTTGTTTTAAAGTTAAGTGGAGAAGCATTAGCCGGAGAACAAGGATTTGGCATCAATCCGTCGGTAATTAAAAATGTTGCAGACCAGGTGAAGGAGATTGCTGAACTGGGTGTGGAGGTCGCTGTGGTAGTTGGCGGAGGAAATATCTGGAGAGGTAAAATCGGTGAAGAAATGGGAATGGACAGAGCGACGGCAGACTATATGGGCATGCTTGCTACCGTCATGAATTCCTTATCTTTACAGGACAGCCTGGAACAAGCGGGAATCGAGACAAGGGTTCAAACTTCCATCGAAATGCGACAGGTGGCAGAGCCATACATCAGAAGAAGAGCAATCAGGCATCTGGAGAAGACGCGCGTCGTCATTTTTGCAGCAGGAACAGGAAATCCGTACTTCTCAACGGATACGACAGCTGCATTGCGTGCTGCGGAGATTGAAGCAGATGTGATCCTTATGGCGAAGAATAACGTTGATGGCGTTTATTCTGCAGACCCGCGAGTTGACAAAAATGCTACAAAGTATGAAGAATTATCATACCTGGATGTGCTGAAGGAAGGTCTAGCAGTCATGGATTCAACAGCTTCATCCCTGTGTATGGACAATGATATCCCGTTAATTGTATTCTCTATTATGGAAAAAGGTAATATTAAACGAGCAGTAATGGGTGAAACAATCGGAACAATCGTTAGGGGGAAAAACTAA
- the tsf gene encoding translation elongation factor Ts, protein MAITAQMVKELREKTGAGMMDCKKALQETNGDMDQAIDFLREKGIAKAAKKADRIAAEGTTYILTEGNEAVILEVNSETDFVAKNEGFQVLVKEIAEHLLKNKPASAEEANAQTMENGETVEGRIHSAMAKIGEKLSLRRFEVKTKTDSDAFGAYLHMGGRIGVLSVLEGTTDEAAAKDVSMHIAALNPKYVSRDEVSQEEVEHERQILTQQALNEGKPENIVAKMVEGRLSKYFEDVCVLDQAFVKNPDQKVRQFVESKGGTLREFTRYEVGEGIEKREDNFAEEVMNQVNKK, encoded by the coding sequence ATGGCAATTACTGCACAAATGGTTAAAGAATTGCGCGAAAAAACTGGCGCTGGAATGATGGACTGCAAAAAAGCACTTCAGGAAACAAATGGTGATATGGACCAAGCAATCGATTTCCTTCGTGAAAAAGGAATCGCTAAAGCTGCTAAGAAAGCTGACCGCATCGCTGCTGAAGGTACAACTTATATCCTTACAGAAGGCAATGAAGCTGTAATCCTTGAAGTGAACTCTGAAACAGATTTCGTAGCAAAGAACGAAGGGTTCCAGGTACTGGTTAAAGAAATCGCTGAACACCTTCTTAAGAACAAGCCTGCATCTGCTGAAGAAGCTAATGCTCAGACTATGGAGAATGGTGAAACAGTTGAAGGCCGCATTCATTCAGCTATGGCTAAAATTGGTGAAAAGTTATCTCTTCGCCGTTTTGAAGTCAAGACAAAAACAGACAGCGATGCATTCGGTGCTTACCTTCACATGGGCGGACGCATTGGCGTACTTTCTGTCCTTGAAGGAACTACAGACGAAGCAGCTGCTAAAGACGTTTCTATGCACATCGCTGCATTGAACCCTAAATATGTTTCTCGTGATGAAGTTTCTCAGGAAGAAGTTGAACACGAGCGCCAAATCCTTACACAACAAGCTCTTAACGAAGGCAAGCCTGAAAATATCGTTGCTAAGATGGTTGAAGGCCGCCTAAGCAAATATTTTGAAGACGTTTGTGTTCTTGACCAGGCATTCGTAAAGAACCCTGATCAAAAAGTACGCCAGTTTGTTGAGTCAAAAGGCGGAACACTTCGTGAGTTTACTCGTTACGAAGTAGGCGAAGGCATCGAAAAGCGTGAAGATAACTTTGCTGAAGAAGTAATGAACCAAGTAAACAAGAAATAA